One genomic region from Curtobacterium sp. 9128 encodes:
- a CDS encoding glycosyltransferase, protein MDVSVVIVDWHQPELTRRAIDSVRSQRVDAAIELVIVVNEADDATVAAYRADHPDAVVVAEPTNSGFAGGVTRGIRASSGDVVVLLNNDAVADHGFLDRGLAVLAAGGDVVAAVAATAVLEGAFTRVTGADRGDDDLVAGDGTRWRRSGTGQTLVNGTGVVVDRAGNGRDRDWLRPIDDAPESAPLFGFSGGAVFLRRGPLEQVGGFDESLFMYYEDLDVAWRLRLAGFDVRYAPDAVVVHRHAASSGSDSPLVRYQSMRNRLAVVVRNGSPAFALRVGVRTVVRMLRDLARPSGAQLAPSAWRRLVLEAPAVLRHARRARRADGFDRAARVRVETLVDTAD, encoded by the coding sequence GTGGACGTCTCCGTGGTCATCGTCGATTGGCACCAGCCCGAACTCACCCGTCGGGCGATCGACTCCGTGCGCTCGCAGCGCGTCGACGCGGCGATCGAGCTCGTGATCGTCGTGAACGAGGCCGACGACGCGACCGTCGCCGCCTACCGCGCCGACCACCCGGACGCGGTCGTCGTCGCCGAGCCGACCAACTCCGGGTTCGCCGGCGGGGTCACCCGCGGGATCCGCGCGTCCTCCGGTGACGTCGTCGTGCTCCTCAACAACGACGCGGTCGCGGACCACGGGTTCCTCGACCGCGGGCTCGCGGTGCTGGCCGCCGGCGGTGACGTCGTCGCCGCGGTGGCCGCCACCGCGGTGCTGGAGGGCGCCTTCACCCGGGTCACCGGCGCCGACCGCGGCGACGACGACCTGGTCGCCGGGGACGGGACGCGCTGGCGTCGGTCCGGCACCGGTCAGACGCTCGTCAACGGCACCGGCGTCGTCGTCGACCGCGCCGGCAACGGTCGCGACCGGGACTGGCTGCGCCCGATCGACGACGCGCCGGAGTCGGCGCCGTTGTTCGGGTTCTCCGGGGGAGCGGTGTTCCTGCGCCGCGGACCGCTCGAGCAGGTCGGCGGCTTCGACGAGTCCCTCTTCATGTACTACGAGGACCTCGACGTCGCGTGGCGGCTCCGGCTCGCCGGGTTCGACGTCCGCTACGCCCCCGATGCGGTCGTCGTCCACCGGCACGCCGCCAGCTCCGGCAGCGACTCACCGCTCGTCCGGTACCAGAGCATGCGGAACCGCCTCGCGGTCGTGGTGCGCAACGGCTCACCGGCCTTCGCGCTCCGGGTCGGTGTGCGCACCGTCGTGCGCATGCTGCGCGACCTGGCGCGTCCGTCCGGCGCGCAGCTCGCGCCGTCCGCGTGGCGCCGGCTCGTCCTGGAGGCCCCTGCCGTGCTCCGCCACGCGCGTCGCGCCCGCCGGGCGGACGGTTTCGACCGCGCCGCGCGTGTGCGCGTCGAGACGCTGGTCGACACCGCAGACTGA